The region CATGTATATGCAAATGTGCCATTATTTTTCAgaagttgtttttaaatttttttatgattcCCATTTCATTCCACTATGTAATTTCTTGCCCCTCTTTGAAAGGTAAAAGTTTTGAGGGATTTTTACTCTCTAGCTGTTCCCATTTTTATTCTCCCCCtcccgtgtgtgtgcacgcatgtgtatttttatctcttttttttctgtctctgtctatctctattctctccccttcactcCCCTTTtacctcctgctccccccaccccaccatgaGGAGAATAAGGCAGGAAATGAGTATTTTTCTCTATCCCTCCTGACTGTATTGTCTTAATACAGAGTTTCTCACTTAATGAGATCACAACTAGGCTAGTATCTCAGAGACCACTCAGAAtctgcttttctcctctatccagtgctggggttacacacATGTGTAGCCAAGCTTGGATTTCTATGTGGATGTTAGAGATTCTAaacaagtcttcatgcttgcagaacaaatcttactcactgagccatctctcaagcccccctTTACTCACTATTACCCTTTCAGATTCTCTAAGAAAAGTTCCTGGTATCACTTTCAGCTGAGATATTTGGCAAGTAGAGGACAGAAGATGTTAAGAGGAATCCTGGCATCCTAAAGTCCAAGAATCAGAAATTTTGGTGTCTTGGCACAGGagaaaatggatatttttcttaaataaatggcattcccctttcccatttccgtCCTAGGAAGACACTCGAAGGGACGAACGATATCCAGTGATACTGTGGTGGTGGGTGATCTTTGTTCACTTCTTACTCTGTTTCTCATGTTACCTCCCCTATTTCAAAATTAGCATACAAGTGTGctaatgtattatatattttgtatgcTCTCATCAGTGAAGCTTCTTGCAGTAAATGGAAATTAACAAAAAGATTCACAACTGGAAAATGTGCGggtgtttttttcttgttaagTATAGACTTCTCAACATCAGACTCTTGTTCACTCTCAAGTTCCAAATCAAATACTGACAATGCTGCATGGTACACACACAATGTTTAgtaagtatttgttaaaaaccaGTTTTCATAGCAATTTCTGTTTGTAGGAGTAAACTGTGAAATCTTAGTTTAAATACATCAAAGCAAGAATTAACAAAAGAACTTAATTTTAGGAATAAACAAGTCATGTGTCCAAAGTGTATGTTGTCTCCAGCAATAGAGACTTACCTTCAAGTTCCAGAAGGCAACAGAAGTCAATGGCAATATCCTGCATTGTTTTGGGAATCTCTTGAATTTCCCTCAACAACAAACTTGGAGGGAGGTTTCCCACATCTGGCACTAGAGCTTCTCTTAGAGAAATATGACTCTTGGGTCTGTATCGTCACTCatatatgatgtgggatgcccttctgattatgtgttgttttattgtcTGGTAAATAAGCCTCTTGACCAATGGCTTGGCAGAgaaaagctaggcaggaagttcaaacaaagatacagaaggAGAGATTAGGTGGAGtcgaagagatgccatgtagccaacaaaggagaaagaggtcTGAACATTACCTGTAAGCCATGAGCCTAGTGGTCAAACATAAACTACTAGAAATGAGTTGATTTAtagttagagctagccagtaagaagcctatGTTAGCCCCTGAATAAGTATTTTATGAGCAACTATGGGAACTAGTGAGTGGGACAGAAACCAGTCCAGGGGGCCAGGGGGACAGAGAAAACTTACAgtcacacatatataattttaagtaaacataaaatgaTATAACCCCTATGGCTTTTTTCAAGCATATTTAGTGGTATTtatctctcccccttctctctccctttcccgtTTCTCATTCCTTCCTTCACAGTACCTGTATCTTACTACCATCTTTCTCCATAGGACTCCTTCTGCCACCCTCAGGGTCTCTTCTTACTTTACTGGTTTCTGAGCTACTCCAGTATTTGGGGAGGGGTGaccatatttttaatgaaattttgttTATACTTTTAAGCATCTAGTTTTGGCCCCAGCTACAAACAATGTGACCCACGGCAATGACCTGCCAACAGTGGCACAAACGTTATTGGAGTAacccaccactttttttttttttattgcatgaaAGACCTATGTCGTAAGTGTATCATCCTTGTTGTATCTGTTTCCTTGGAACTGCTCACTACCTCTGCTCTTGAAGTCTTCCAGCTCCTCCTTTGTATAGCTCCCTGGGCCTTGAAGAAAGAGCTCTGATAAAGATATCCCAATATGGGCTGGATGCTGTAAGTCTCTCACCTTCTGCATGTAgtccagttgtaggtctctgCATTAGTTGCTATCTACTGTAAGAAGAAGCTTTTCTGGTCAAGTGATGAACTGTTCTATGGGTATAGCATCATctcatcaggagtcattttattgctttgttcATTTAGCAGAAGAATACTAATATGTTTTCTCAAGGACTCATGAGGTCCTTGAACACTATAATAGTATGGGTTTGCAGAACCCGAGTATGGCTTCTATTTCATCTTAGTTTCATCGTGTTGTTTGTTTTGacctttattttttgtatttatattgtttagagagagggaaaaaatgagAGCAAGAGAAAATGAGAATTCATGATGAAGTTAGGAGGGGATGGAGGTGAGAAAATTTAGGAACAattgggaaagggaaaataagattatcaaaacatattgtgtgcacaaaaatttaaataaaaatatcaacctttcgccaggtggtggtgacacaggcctttaatctcatcacttaggaggcagaggcaggcagatctctgagttcaaggtcagcctgttctacaacaGCTACTTctaaaacaggctccaaagaaaccttgtctcaaaaaacctttCTAATGCTCAGGAAACTTTGAAACTTTGAAGAAGAAGCAACAGCAGACATATAAGAGTTAGAAGATACTGCAGGGCAGGAAGCTATGACATGCCAACTTGTGGACACAGTGTAGTCACTGAATTACAAACTCACAAAGCTATGAATGCCTGACTGGGTCTTCACAATGGTCAGGACAAATGAAACAAACCCAAAAGTCAAGAGTATGGGGAAGGTTCAAGTAGGGAGGTAGGGTATGCAAACGAATAAGAAGAGATAATGAAGGTAGGAAAGACCAGGGTAATTAGAGTTCATTGTATCCATGTAGGAGGTTGGAAAagtataaatttaattaatttctaaaGTAGGACCTCAATAAAAATGCAGTCATTTTCAGCCAGAGTAGGAGAAGTATACATCATTTGTCTGAAGTGTAATTTTGTAtaaaatgactttaatttttattactgtattttatgtgtatgaatatcaTGACTTCATGCATGTCTAtcaccacatatatatatatgtatatatatgtgtgtgtatatatatatatatatggtgctCAGAGAGACTAGAGCCACTAGAACCACAGTTACTGATAATTGTGAGCTATCATGTTGGTGCTAAGAATCAAagtcaggccctctgcaagatcAGCCAGATAGTTAATGgttgagccatctgtccagccatGGAAAACAACTTCgaatttgtatttcctttctcATACTTTGACaactatttgttttcttaaaaataaaatccataattTTAATGACTAAAATTTAAAGTgactaaatttattaaaaatcaaattgtAGCATTATATGACACTTTTCCTTCTCTACAAGGGTTTAGTCTAGTGGGAAGAACACAAAAAAGAATTGGTGTACagaaacctagtgcagtagaAGGTTCATAAAATACATAcggaataaatatgaaaaatatatgaaagaaatctaaactGGAAAACACAACTGGGGAGACAAAGCCCCAAACAGACTTCTATCACTACCAAATGAAACTTTCAGTGCCAGGAAtgagttacatctaattgagttgttggccaaaggggcctCATGGAAACCTCCAAACAACTCTGGCTATTCTTAAAGCtgttggttgctctccacaaactgattaTAAGGTCCTCTTCCTGAAGATAATGGAGAAGATGGgctggtgcctacctagagccttcacccctactgactagtgCTCATGGTATTGTAAGGTGCTCTGCatactaccaaaggagaaaggtaaacaccaacccaggtccaaaccctttgatctacaatggtgacctgTCTGCAGGATATGCTGGTGAAATACTGGCACAAAAGTTAccggagtaaccaaccactatctAATGgagttaaggcccactccatgagatggaacccatgcccaGAAGTGCTTGGTAGCCAAGAACCCAAGATGTAGATAGGCCATGGACCTAGGGAAGAACCAAGTATTATTGTTCTGATAAAGCATAGCAATAAAATTtctcctaatgacattcttctGTACCTATCAATCAGTGTCtggctcagtcatcatcagagaagtttccacTTGCAGTAGATAGGAGTAAATGCAGAGCCTCAGAACTGGACAATATGTAGAAAgaaagagaccttggaacactcagtcctaaatggggtGTCTCCATCAAATTTCTCCCCTCAGGGATCAGGGAAGTAACAGAAAAAGTGTAAGAGCCAGTGGGGACAAAGGACACCAAGGAAGAAGGCCTTGGTACACTACTAAGTTCTGATGCAGTATGAACTCACTGAGACTGTCGCAGCAAGCACAGAGCCTACATAGGACTAAATcagatggggtcccagtgctgagaggggaAACAGACACAAGCTCCCATTCCTAACCCTTCCCAGCTGATAACAAGTGACAAAGGAAAGCTTAGTTTcctccagtggagtctcactgggtacaCAAATGATGCTTAAGGCCCAATTCCCAGCATTAGATGGCCAACTAACACTGAACCCAATGGTTTTTTGAAGATTTGTGTCCCACAATACTTTGTCTGggcttcttatttttttcctcacagatcttttgtttatatggtatggtttttgattttatttttaggggTTTTctatgtgtgcagatgtgtgtgtctcCACAACTATATTTCTTATCCCTTCCCTttgactctttccttttctgtttacttGTTTAGTCCTGTTCTggtttgcttctttctgtttcatcttaTTTTACTATAACAGTATACTACTACTATATTctgatgagaaagaaaaaggtgtAGATTGAGTAggtgggaaaaagggaaggatCTAGAACATCatggaggggaaaccataatcagaatatattgaataaaaataCTTCATCCCTGTAGTCATTTCATATATGTGCATTTTCTATGTTTAAagcatttattctgttttataaatcttttattgtgtatttttatgGTATATAACATGatgttataaaaatatagataaatattaaGCTGGTTACCATATTGAACCAAattagtatttaaaaagaaaacaaaacattgtaaGAGAAAGATATTTCAAATGTGAAGATTAAGAATCCTCCTACGTCTCCATGGCACCTTCTCTGTACTGGTTCCAGATCTCCATGGCACCTTCTCTGTACTGGTCCGAGGTCTCCATGACACCTTCTCTGTACTGGTCCCAGGTCTCCATGACACCTTCTCTGTACTGGTCCCAGGTCTCCATGACACCTTCTCTGTACTGGTCCCAGGTCTCCATGACACCTTCTCTGTACTGGTCCAAGGTCTCCATGACACATTCTCTGTACTGGTCCCAGATCTCCATGGCACCTTCTCTGTACTGGTCCGAGGTCTCCATGACACCTTCTCTGTACTGGTCCAAGGTCTCCATGACACATTCTCTGTACTGGTCCCAGATCTCCATGGCACCTTCTCTGTACTGGTCCGAGGTCTCCATGACACCTTCTCTGTACTGGTCCCACGTCTCCATGGCACCTTCTCTGTACTGGTCCAAGGTCTCCATGACACATTCTCTGTACTGGTCCCAGATCTCCATGGCACCTTCTCTGTACTGGTCCGAGGTCTCCATGACACCTTCTCTGTACTGGTCCAAGGTCTCCATGACACATTCTCTGTACTGGTCCCAGATCTCCATGGCACCTTCTCTGTACTGGTCCGAGGTCTCCATGACACCTTCTCTGTACTGGTCCCACGTCTCCATGGCACCTTCTCTGTACTGGTCCCAGGTCTCCATGACACCTTCTCTGTACTGGTCCCACGTCTCCATGGCACCTTCTCTGTACTGGTCCCAGGTCTCCATGACACCTTCTCTGTACTGGTCCCAGGTCTCCATGACACCTTTTCTGTACTGGTCCCAGGTCTCCATGACACATTCTCTGTACTGGTCCCAGATCTCCATGGCACCTTCTCTGTATTGGATGCAGCTGAAGAAACCATGAAGACCCAGgaataaatattcatttctaaCTGAATTAATATCTGAATAGACATTTTTGtactaaaaataataacaagaataaatgaattatttaaagaTAAGAATGGAAATATTATGCCATTTAACTCTATCCAATAGTTGTTAATATTTGGTAGAACATATTCAAGGAAAGATGAGATCATCTTTTCTGGAAAAGCACATGATTCTAATACTGTTGGTTTTCTACAGTATAATCCACCATTTACACCCACACCAGTTGAGAACTTAAGATTGAGAAAACTTTTATGGGCTTCACTCAGACAATAATTTCTTAAACTTCCATGTTGATCTAGTGGctatgaaatataaaatgtagCATTTTTACAGGAGGGAAATCAACATATAGGAACTATCCCACCTATCAAAGTCATGGGATTATGAATTCCCAGAGTCCTGTCATAAATATTAGGATAGTCTTAATGACACCACTGACTGCAGTGTGCAAGTGTGATTATAATAATGTCAGCTTGGCACTCTAATTTTTCTaagaagtaaaattttaataatttgaatattcaattcaaaaaaaattcattgaaaaTTCTCATGTTAATGACAAACTTCTCTGCTCTCGCTTTTATTGTCTCCTTGTTTGTCATGagctgtaattttcttttttctttgtcagaTCATGAAACACATATAAGTGTTACAATATTTATTGAACagcaaaaaaagaaactgtaCCAACTTTTAGATCAATTCCTCTTTTCTAAATTCGCAACAATAATTGGCTCTTCTTTCCCTAGAGACTCTGACACATTAGTAATCTGAGTTAAGCCCCTGAAGTATTTATGCTAAACAAACAAGAGGTCTACTTAACTACAGCAAAGCAAACCTACTCACCTATTAGTTTTGATCAATTGCTTGGTGGTTACTTTCATTAGACTGTTTAATTTGGACCACAATTAGAGTTTATCCTTTTAAAAGATAGAGTAGAGTCCCCAGCCATTAATTATAGGTTCCGACTACAGTGGGTCACAAGATGAATGTTACATTCCTCCCCTGATAGCCCAGTTCAGTGAAACAGTCCATTCCTCTTTGCTGAAGCTGTTCCTGCAGCTCCAATATTAAAAACTTAAGTTTCTTCCTGAAGAATGTTGGAATCTCTGAGATACTTTCGAATATGTCTCCTTAGAATACAGATCAACTAAATGAATCCGCAAATGCTGTGTTTGTATGGATGTAAGTACATATATAACTTATAAATTGAGGTagaaatattaaacaatattCAACTGCCTCTTTACTAATGTGATGAAAAGTAGTATCAGCTCCTAGTTTCTCCAGCTCCGAGTGACCTATTCATCTGAAAGGCAATGgcagaataaaaataagtgagATCCTTGCCTTGCAGGAACTGATGGAACTGAAAATGCATGAAATTAAACAGGCACAAAGACTATCAGATTGTTTCCCTTACATGTGATGTCTCAAATGTTGATTTTGTAGAAGTCAAGAATAGGAGAATAGTCACCAGAGGGAATCTAGGCGGTGGGGGCAAGGAAAGTTTTGTGAGTGTATTCAAAGTTTTAGAGAAGAACAAGAACTTGTTATGTTATTTTGAACATAGGTTGCACATATTATACTACACATTTCAAACAGCTACAAGTAAGGCATCAGTTATATGCAAATTTGAAGTAGGAGGGttggtcatttgtctatgtgttactttcattggttaataaagaaactgccttggccctttagtaggatagaaaattaggtaggcagagaagacagaacagaatgctgggaggaagaagctgagtcaggcagtcgccatgattctgtTACccgagacagacgcaggttaagatctttcctggtaagccacctcgtggtgctacacagattactaaatatgagttaaagcaagatgtgagaattagccaataagaggctagaactaatgggccaaccagtgtttaaaagaatacaatttgtcgccgggcggtgatggcgcacacctttaatcccagcattcgggaggcagaggcaggcggatctctgtgagttcgagaccagcctggtctacaagagctagttccaggacaggaaccaaaaccacagagaaaccctgtctcgaaaaaccaaaaaaaaaaaaaaaaaaaaaaaaaaaaaaaaaaaaaaaaaaagaatacaatttgtgtgttcttatttcgggggctaagctagccgtgtgggagccgtGTGGTGGAAAGTGGCCCACTGTTCCATACTACACAGATTCAGAATTTATATAGAAATCTGACACATTAAAAACTTCAAAGTAGCTTAGTTgatgttgaaaacaaaacaacaaaacttaaaACCTATCAACCTAGAATTCTGCACCTGACAAAGTTGTTCTTCAAAAGTGAGGAAGGAATAAGGACTcttgcaaacaaaagaaaataggatGTATCTGTAGTTGACCCACcctacagaaataaaagaaattaattatgaAGGAGAAACATGACATAGATCAGAAACTTGAatctacacaaagaaaaaaatactttgcaaaatgattgatgtgggattcccctttataTGCTCTGACTACCAATAGTGAgtaaggaaactgccttggcctgttgatagagacatggaaaactgaacagaatgctgggagagaggaggcagagacagtgaggAGCCATGAAgccgccaccagagacagacatgctgaaactttgctggtaggccatgacctcgtggtaaagcacagattaatggagatgggataaattaagatgtaagaattagccaataagaagctatacctaatgggccaagtagtgatttaaataatacagttttgtaTGGTTATTTTCAGGTCTAAGCTGCCAGGTGGCCGAGAAATAAGTGGTTTCCTCCCTCCAACAAATGATCAagtgaagataaaagaaaattctttatttttaattgatctaAAAAAACCAATAATTTGTTCAAAAAGTGATAGAAAAAGTGTATTCAGTTGCATAGgcttatatgtatttataatctcatatatgtataaaattaatGACAAtgatacaagaaagaaaaattgttaTTACTGTATTATTACAAAGAATTATAAAGCACTCATACCTTCTATGAAGAGACCTAGAGTTCATTGAACATAGACTCAAAATAGCAACAAATCTATATTagcaattataataaaattactaaatattatgttttaaattttttaaaaatattttctttaaaagtgttttacataccaaccagtttttCTTCCATCCCCTTTTCCCACTCTCCCCCTACACAacccccccatctactcctcagaaaagggaaggcctcccatgggaactctacaaagtctggcatatcaagttgaggcaggaccaagttccaCCACTCTGTATCTCAgatgagcaaagtatccctccatagggaatggactttaaaatgccagttcatgcactagggataaaaaATCCTGGTCCTACTACCAGTGGCCTCATAGACTACTCAAGCCagagaactgtcacccacatttagagggcctagtttggtatTAGGTAAGTTCCCCAGTGATTAGTCCAGAATCAGTGAGGTACCACTAGTTCAAGTCAGCTGTCTctaggagactacttcctaagtataacaccagtggcacagacactgaaagcaacaattaataaatggcacttcctgaaactaagaagcttttataaggcaaaggacacagtgaataagacaaaatggcagcctacagaatggaaaaagatattcaccaacctcacatctgacagagaactgatattcaaaatatataaagaacttaagaaactaggcatcaagataccaaataatccaatttaaaaatgggatatagatctaaacagagaattctcaacagaagaaactcaaatgactaaaagacatttaagaaatttcTCAACAacattagccatcagggaaatgcaaatcaaaatgactctgtgtTAGAGCCCACAAGACTGTACAGTAAATATACACCTGACAGATTCATAAAGGCAGACCTACATGTGTACATCTTATAGGGCAACAAGagtaggactgagccagcaacctgggccagagcaggcctgggaTGGTGAAATCCACTGAAGCAGGAAcggatccagaccagggatatTTACGGAAGCAGGACTGGGCCAGCAGCCTAggtcagagcaggcctgagacagcaaacttcacaggagcaggtacaggggagcaactgctaAGCAAgtaggccagagccagagactgctgcaggtccaggcatgaatctgggaccttagATGAAGTAGACCTGAGCTACATGTCTGGGTGTGAGTCTGAGGCTTCTGaggaagtaggcctgagccaggtacTCTGCAGGTCCAGGTGCACGCAAGTCTGGGATCTCTGAGGGggaagatcagagccagagacctttgcaggaccaaccacaagccagggacctccacaggagcagattcAGACCAGGggcatttacagaaacaggtctgagccagcaacctagactAGGACAGGCCTGAGACATCAAACCCCACAGTAGCAGAGCAAACCCCAGGGGCGCTGAGTAACTTCCtggaacatggagtgaccaacaAGGTAACTAGAATCATGACACTgactgtaatgatctgttctgtccctttaagagacaagccatgtccACTCCCTCCTCTGCCAAGGCaaactgatcttcagcttccagcctgagtccttccTTTTTCAGTCTCtgtcttgaagaggcagcttctgtctctcccttctccccacttcttcccttccctctttctctctctctttctttctctctctctctctctctctctctgcctctctctctgctcttctccccttctcccttttcccctccataacacactaaataaatatccaacctcactctgcatggcatacccatccatgtctctgtctctccctgccaccacatggTTCCCTGCCCAGAACCAGTtgccttcagagacctgctgTGGTCTTGTGGTATGCGCATCTGTCTATCTCTTCTTGTGGGATTAGCTGCCCAattgaggtctctcacccaccacatggTTACCTGCCTGGGACTcctggcccactgcagccactacaggaactgtgccatccctgcctgggactgccTGCACTcgggacctgctgcccactgcctgctgccacttcagggacctgcagcatggaCTTGTGGCCTGCTGCCCACTTCAGCCACTTgggcattttacttttaccattataCTGACAGTACTATGAGGAACagccatctgagccttggatccattggcacctagaagattaacaaccagagtcagagaaagccccaaccacaccaattagaggaaaagatgagtagaaagggtaagaacacatgcaatatCACAAAAAGCAACaagacaccagtaaaatctagagaccctacaacaACAAGACTTAAAcaatcaaatatagatgaagcagaagaaaatgacctaaaaaaataacttcaggagaatgtttgagactcttaaaaaaaagagaaatcccctcaaagaaatggaggaaaagacaaacaaaaaatggaaaaaaatgaataaatcccttaaagaaaaccaagaaaaaacgatcaaacatatgaaagaaactattcaagacttgaaaactgaaatagagataataaagaaagcacaagccaaggtaattatagaaacagaaatcatgagatcatatttggtaacaaaacaaaacaaacctcaacagataccaaaaaattggaataatgccatgtatcttatcagatcaccatggcttaagactagaattcaacagcaacactaattccagagagtccacaaacacatggaaatcaaACTatactcacctgaatcatcaatgggtcaaggaagaaataaagggagaaattaaagacttcctaaaattcaatgaaaatgaccacacaaccatacctaaatttatgggacacaatgaagtctgtgttaagaggaaagttcatagcactaaatgcctacataaagaagctagaaaaatctcacactagtgaattaacg is a window of Chionomys nivalis chromosome 13, mChiNiv1.1, whole genome shotgun sequence DNA encoding:
- the LOC130886111 gene encoding apolipoprotein A-I-like — encoded protein: MEIWDQYRECVMETWDQYRKGVMETWDQYREGVMETWDQYREGAMETWDQYREGVMETWDQYREGAMETWDQYREGVMETSDQYREGAMEIWDQYRECVMETLDQYREGVMETSDQYREGAMEIWDQYRECVMETLDQYREGAMETWDQYREGVMETSDQYREGAMEIWDQYRECVMETLDQYREGVMETSDQYREGAMEIWDQYRECVMETLDQYREGVMETWDQYREGVMETWDQYREGVMETWDQYREGVMETSDQYREGAMEIWNQYREGAMET